In Notolabrus celidotus isolate fNotCel1 unplaced genomic scaffold, fNotCel1.pri scaffold_160_arrow_ctg1, whole genome shotgun sequence, one genomic interval encodes:
- the sst1.1 gene encoding somatostatin 1, tandem duplicate 1 has product MKMVSSSHLRCLLLLLLSLTASISCSSAGQRDSKLRLLLHRTPLLGSKQDVSRASLAELLLSDLLQVENEAMEEDESFPLSEGEPEDVRLDLERAAGAGPLLAPRERKAGCKNFFWKTFTSC; this is encoded by the exons aTGAAGATGGTGTCCTCCTCGCACCTccgctgcctcctcctcctcctcctctccctcaccgCCTCCATCAGCTGCTCCTCCGCCGGGCAGAGAGACTCCAAACTCCGCCTGCTGCTCCACCGGACCCCGCTGCTGGGCTCCAAACAG GATGTCTCTCGGGCCTCTCTGGCGgagctcctcctctctgacctcctgcagGTGGAGAACGAGGCGATGGAGGAGGACGAGAGCTTCCCTCTGAGTGAAGGAGAACCCGAAGACGTCCGCTTGGATCTGGAGCGAGCGGCCGGCGCCGGGCCGCTGCTCGCCCCCCGAGAGAGGAAGGCCGGCTGCAAGAACTTCTTCTGGAAGACGTTCACCTCCTGCTGA